The Candidatus Zixiibacteriota bacterium genome includes the window TATTTCGACTCCGCGATTCATCGGACCGGGATGCAGGATCGTGTGGTTCTTGTTCAGCAGGCGGAGTCGCGCTGATGTTATGCCGAAGAGATTCGTGTATTCGCGAAGCGATGGGAGAAGGCCCGCCTGCTGACGCTCCAACTGAAGCCTCAGAACGTTTACGACATCGGCTCCATCGAGAGCTTTGTTAATATCGTAGTAAACGTCAACGCCCATTTTCTCGATCTCGACAGGCAGAAGGGTCGTCGGCCCGCATACAGCCACGGACGCTCCCATTGTCTTAAGTCCCCATATATTCGATCGTGCGACTCGCGAGTGAAGCACGTCGCCGACTATCACGACACGCAGGCCGTCGAGCTTGCCGTATTTCTGCCGGATCGACATCATGTCCAGCAGAGCCTGAGTCGGATGTTCGTGGGAACCGTCACCGGCATTGATCACCTGTGAGGATGAAAACTCGGTCAGGAATTTCGGCGCGCCGGAGCAGTTGTGGCGCATGACGATCATATCGACTTTCATAGCCTCGATATTGCGGACTGTGTCTTTGAATGTCTCGCCTTTCGATACCGATGATCCTGATGTTGAGAAATTCAGCAGATCGGCGGAGAGTCGTTTTTCAGCGAGTTCGAACGATAGTCTGGTTCTCGTGGATGGTTCGTAGAAGAGATTGACAACTGTGACACCGCGCAGAGTCGGGACTTTCTTGATCGGTCTGTCGAGCACTTCGCGGAAACTGTCTGCTGCATTAAGGATTTCTTCGATATCCTCGCGATCCACACCTTCCAGGCCGAGCAAGTGCTTGAGTCCAAAAGCCATCGGTTACCTCACTTTCTCTTTTTGGAAGGTTTACTCTTCGATGACTTGGCCGTGGACTTACGCATCACCTGATGCAGTTTGACCGAGTCATGTTCATCTGTCTCTTTGAGCGTCACGACAACTTCGTCATCCGGTGACGTTGGGATATTCTTCCCGACATAGTCAGCTTTGATCGGCAGCTCTCTATGGCCGCGATCTACCAGCACCGCGAGTTGAATTGCGCGCGGCCTGCCGAAATCGGTTATCTGATCGAGCGCGGCGCGAATTGTACGGCCTGTGAAGAGGACATCATCCACAAGCACGACAATCTTGTCGTCGATTGGAAAGAGTATCTCCGTTTGGTGAATCTCCGGCTGTTCAAGTCGCGAGTGGACATCGTCGCGGTAGAAGGTGATGTCCATGTAGCCGACATCCACTTCGGTTCCCTCGACCTCGCTGATCTTCTCGGCTATTCGGTCCGCGAGATGATCACCGCGTGTTCGTATACCGATGATAACCAAGTCATCCGCGCCGGCATTTCGCTCGATAATCTCGTGGGCGATGCGCATCAATGCGCGCTCGACCTTCTTGTCATCGAGTACTTCTGTCACACTGGAAGTCAAGACTCCTCCTTTCTATTGTCAGATTGTATATAGAAAAAATCCTCCCGTGCATTGTGGAGGGAGGTTCTGGAGTGGTTTCCATGTTCTGTTCCCTTTCCGGCCTCGCGGGACCGGATTAAAGGTTCACGTTGAGGCGTAAATAATGCTGGGAATCTCGGATGTCAAGCGGTTTGTGGGAAAAGGGGAGTACCGATGTGGACATCTGCCGTCCACACAATGACAAAATGTCTGTGGTTTTTCAACAAGCCCTTTGACGATATGACGGCGCTTCGCTACACTCGAAGTCTGGCAGAACCACTTTGCTCGCTCCGCTTCGCTCGGGATTCTGCCCTGCTATCTTGGCATTCAGTTGGGCTCAAGAAAAAGGTTGGCGGTGTAGATCATTTAGTGTATTTTGTCGGCTGGAACTCGGATGGCCTGGCGCGCTATAACTTTCTGATGTCACTTCAGATATATCGACAGGCCGTTTCTTGCAGACACTATTCGAAAGGATAGATTGTGGCAAAGAAAAAGAGCAAGAAGGCGGCTGAAGGCGAACAGAAACCGAGATCATCGAAACCACCTGCGCTCGATGCCATCTTTGAGTCAAAGTTCTATTTTCTCTACTATGCCGTCGCAATCGGTATCCTGACACTGATCCTCTTCCACAAGTTTGTCTTCTCCAATCAGATGCTCTTCGGATCAGATATGCTGCAGGCAGGGGTCTTCTTCCGCAATTTCTTTGTCGAGTATGTTAAGGCTCATGGCTCTGTGCCACAGTGGAATCCGTATATTTTTGGCGGGATGCCGTATGTCGATGCGTTCCACGGTGACATTCTCTACCCGATCAGCTTCGTGTTCAAGATGATATTCCCGCTTTTCAGGGCGCTCGGCTGGGCGCTTGTGTTTCATGTCTTCCTGGCGGGCATAACGATGTATCTCTGTACACGCGCATTCAAACTTGGCAAGTTCGCGGCTACATTCGCGGGACTGTTCTACATGTTCGCGCCATACTTCGTGTCGCTTGTCGCGCCGGGACATGACGGCAAGATGTTCGTAACGGCACTTTTCCCACTTACGATCATGTTTCTTGAACGGGGAATGGACAAGAAATCATACCTTGATTTTGTCGGCCTCGGTACAGTCATCGGGTTGATAATTCTGACACCACATCCGCAGATGGCATACTTCTCTCTTTGGGCAATCGGATCGTATTTCATCTTCAAGTTAATAACGAGATATATCAGGGAAAGATCGCTCGCGGTTGGGGGCGTCCTGACCGGATTCTTCCTGGTCGCGATTATAATCGGGCTTGCGCTCTCCGCGATCCAGTTCTATCCCGGTTACAAGTATGTCAAAGAGTACTCTCCGAGAGCGGGCGAGGGGAGAGGCGGATACGAGTGGGCAACATCGTGGTCGATGCATCCCGAAGAGCTCGTCGGGATGTTCGTGCCTTTGTATGCCGGTGTCGATGGTCATTCAGGGCAGACATATTGGGGAAGGAATCCTTTTAAAGACAACTCGGAGTACATTGGATTTTTCCCTCTGCTGCTCGGTGTTCTCGGCCTGATTTTCTTC containing:
- a CDS encoding aspartate carbamoyltransferase catalytic subunit encodes the protein MAFGLKHLLGLEGVDREDIEEILNAADSFREVLDRPIKKVPTLRGVTVVNLFYEPSTRTRLSFELAEKRLSADLLNFSTSGSSVSKGETFKDTVRNIEAMKVDMIVMRHNCSGAPKFLTEFSSSQVINAGDGSHEHPTQALLDMMSIRQKYGKLDGLRVVIVGDVLHSRVARSNIWGLKTMGASVAVCGPTTLLPVEIEKMGVDVYYDINKALDGADVVNVLRLQLERQQAGLLPSLREYTNLFGITSARLRLLNKNHTILHPGPMNRGVEISSEVADADDSVILTQVTNGVAVRMAVLYLIKGGGAKEDE
- the pyrR gene encoding bifunctional pyr operon transcriptional regulator/uracil phosphoribosyltransferase PyrR codes for the protein MRIAHEIIERNAGADDLVIIGIRTRGDHLADRIAEKISEVEGTEVDVGYMDITFYRDDVHSRLEQPEIHQTEILFPIDDKIVVLVDDVLFTGRTIRAALDQITDFGRPRAIQLAVLVDRGHRELPIKADYVGKNIPTSPDDEVVVTLKETDEHDSVKLHQVMRKSTAKSSKSKPSKKRK